In the genome of Paenibacillus pabuli, the window AATGGTTTATTTGGATGAGCAGATGGGCATCGCTGTAATGTTTAATTCCGGTTTGAACACTTTTGTGAATTACTCGGCTTTTATTGATGGAATCACAGATATTATGAGGGGGGAGAAGCCCGAAACCTCTTTTCTCAACGGGAGAAATATGGAAACAGTCATGATCGCGCTGATTCTCGCCACACTTGTATGGGGCGTATACGCCTATTATCGCATCCTGCGGAGGAAAAAACGCCTGACGATCAGAAAATTGATTCTGATAACTATGGGAAGGCTGGTTCCGATTCTAATTCTCTTGTCCCTTTCCCCTCTGGTGACGTTTATCGGCGGTGGACGCGTGCTGCCTTGGTTCGGCATCTGGACTACCCTGTCGTCTCCAATGATATGGCTTGTTGTATGGTCGCTATTCAATTTGGTGCATTTGGCTTGCTATGTTTACATTTATGTTGAGAACAAAAAGAACGGTTATGCATAGCCATTTCAATTTCTCAGAATAAACAAAAGTGCTGCTCCTCAAAATAATGAGGGGTAGCACTTTTTAACGCCGGGGAAGCATCCGTGACGATGACTGTCAGCGGAACACTCACGGTCGTACCCAGTGCATTGATCAATTCCCCGGTATAGATATAGATGCCATTTTTCTTTCCAGTAATATCAACTTATTGTACCAGGGTCATACCGTTAAATTTGTACAATTTCTTGTCCTCAGCTCGGGGCATGAACTTGTACCGATTAAATAAAAAAAGCCGCCAAATAGCGACTTTCAATGGAACAATGTTCTTATAATCTTTGCAATCAGAGAGTTGTAATTAAAGCAACTTAATCAGCTCTTCCAGCTCATCAACCAAACCTTTTGCAAGTTCAAAATTAGTATCTTTTAAAGCCAATTCGATTTTCATTTCAACAGACTTTTTCTTTTGTTCAGTTTCTAGATAGTCTTCATCAAAATGACTTGCATAAATCATCTGTCTAAATTCTAGTATACTCATTTTACTAATTGTCTTGTCCTCAATAATTAAAACATAATCCATACCATTCACAACCGAATAGAAATCATGAGAAATCATGAGAATCGCACCTTTGTAGTCCTCAATAGCTTTTTCCAATGCGATTTGTGAATAGATATCTAAATGGCTTGTCGGTTCATCCAAAAGCAACACGCTCGCTTGACTGGCAGCAACTTTGGCCAATTGAAGCATATTTTTTTCGCCACCCGATAAAGATTCTATCTTCTGATCGAGGATTTCTCCTTCAAAGCCATAGTGCACAAGATGCAATCTAATCTCATCATACGTTTGAAACCCAGCATCAATAAAGTCGTTAATTATGGTATTCGAATCCTTGAGCATTTCGCCTTGAAACTGAGATAAATAAGCCAATGTAGCATCAGCATTTATTTCAATGGAATCCTGATTATTTTTAAAGATTTCTCGGAGTAAAGTCGTTTTCCCGGTGCCGTTTGGACCGATTAGGGCTACTTTATCTGTCGATTTGATCTCAAAGTTCACCTTTTCCAAAAGCAACTCGTCAAAGGAAACGCTATAATTGTTGACGTTAACCACAACGGTGTCTTCCATTTCCTTATCGATACCAAAACGGATATTCGGCTGCTTGATATCGACAAATGGCTCTTTTATTCGACGTGCTTCCAATCTCTCCTGAAACTTGACTCTGGCTTTTAGCGCTCTGCCTCTGGAGGCTTCCGAATTATACGTGGCGATCTCTCTAAGATTGTCGATAATGTGATCGTATCTCTCAATTTCTTCAGCCTCAGCAACCGCGATTTCTTGCAGCTCGATCTTCGTCTGAAGCAGCGAGAAGTTATAATCAATATAACGCCCGTCAAACTCTTGGATCTCCGTATTTTCAAGGTGTATAATTTTATTGAAACAATGATTCAACAGATAGCGGTTGTGCGTCACAACGAGCAGCATTCCTTTGTGGGAATTAATCAATTTTTTAAGTGCATTCAGGTTTTCGAAGTCTAAAAATACATCGGGTTCGTCCATGATCATTAAGTCCGGACGACTAAGCATTTCTTTCATCACTTGGATTAGTTTGAATTCCCCGCCGCTTAGTTCGGATACATCAAGGTCTTTTAGCTTCATGAGGTTAGCCAGGTTTAGCTGCTTATTAATGGTGTTTTCGAAATTTTCCCCATCCATCGCCTCGAAGGCATCCAACGCCAATTGAACCTTTTCTAGCAGCGAATCCATATCCGACGTGGTGGCCATCTCCGTATAAAGGGCTGTGATTTCATCTTGTATCTTGATGAATTCTTCTCCGATATATTCAAAGACGGTCATTTCTTTTGTTTTATCTACTTGCGAGAACTGACTCACATATCCAATTCTGCAATCTGGGTCTATCTCTAACTTGCCCTCAAACAAATATCTTTCAGGATCCATCAGTATATCGATCAGTGTACTTTTCCCACTGCCACTTGTTCCGATAAAAGCGCAATGTTGTGCCTCTTCAAACGTAAATGAAATGTTGTTATATAGTTCTTTTTGTGGAAACGAGAAGGATAATTTATCAACTTTTATCATAATGTTACCTTTCTTTATAACTAAAATGGTGGCTATTATTGAATGTTTTGTCGAACACAGACTTTTAGAGTAACACTGTTTACCACCAAGTTCAATTCATTTGTAGCCCTCACCCTCACTTCGAAATTCAAACACGTTCTATTTTTCTGCCCTTCAACCTATATGTATATACAAATTTAGGATTAGTCTTCATTTCCCCCTTCAATATTACGATAAATAGTATGGGGTTATACGAATTACCCTATTGTTTACTACTTCCAAGGGGGAACAGAACGTGAGACAGACTCGCAAGAAAAAGATGGATTTAAGGTTCAAACTGTATCTGATCATTCTGGTTCCGCTGCTGGCCATGGGTGGTCTAATCATGTGGACCACCATCGACTCCAGTAAAAATGCTTCATTAATGACCATGCAGTATAACAATCAGCAGCTGGCTGAGAATACCGCTTCTCAATTAGGCCGGGAATCGGAATTAATCAAGACATTATCCTCTACTGCTTCGGAGGAGAGCAACGAATACAAAAGTCTTAGAGACGAACTCGTTAAAGTTAGGCATCAATCGGGTGCCTTATATGTTTATATGTATAACAAAACTTCGGACGGGTGGATCTACACCGTGGATGGGGCGGATTGGGACGATCAGGAATACAGCCCATACGGGACTGCTATGGAATTCAATCCCCAGATTCAGGAACGCTTGCTAAATGGTGAAGTCATCACAACAGGCATTGTAGACGATCCAACCTGGGGGCAGCTAATGTCCTCCTTTGCACCAATCAAGGATTCACAAGGTACTGTTATTGGTTACCTGGGTGTTGATATTTCTGCTGTAACAGTGAATCAAGTCTCTGCGACATCCCTGAATAATGCTTATCGGACCATTATTCCGATTTTTGTAGTTGTACTGGTTCTATCTTTGGTAATGATGCTATTCGTAGTAAAAGGCATTCTCGGACAAGTACGCGATATTAAGTCAAGCCTCGAACAAGTTGCTGATGGGAATCTCAAAGTCGTGTCCAAACATATGACAAATGATCAGCTCGGTGACATCAGTGATTTGATTAATGTCATGGTTGCCCAATTGACGAACATTCTGATGGGAATACAGCGAGGATCCAATACCTTGCAGTACTCCTCGAAAAATATTGCGGAAACGGCTCAAACGAACCTGCGTCAGACCGAAGAACTTTCCAGAGCGATCGAAGAAATTGCCATAGGGTCTACGAAACAGGCCGAAGAGACTGAACAATCCGTCCAGCACTCAGAGAGTCTCGGCAAAATAATGGATGAAGTAGGTTCATATGTACAGGAGTTTACCCATACTTCAGAGCAGTTATCTGCTGTGCAAATACAAGTTACACGTGAACATGAGGTTTTGCTTGAAAAGAGCCGCGAGAATGCGAAACGTGTTGAGCATCAGCTGGAAATTTCCAGTTCACTGACGACTCAATCGGAACTCGCTTCCTCCATTAGCGGACAAATACACAACATTTTAAAACAAACTCAAATTCTATCGCTGAATGCTTCAATCGAGGCAGCCCGCGCTGGCGAAGCGGGAAAAGGCTTTGCGGTTGTTGCTGGTGAAATGGGACAGCTAGCTCAGCAATCCGAACGTTCGATCCAGGAGATTGATGAGATCCTGAGTTCATTTGTTCAAGAGATACATCGTATGGGCAGTCATTTTGATGCGAATATGGTGGCAGTCAAGGAACAGGAAGAACAGATCGCTGATTGCCTCCAGACGTTCAGACAGGTTAGCCGCTTATCGAACGAAGTGCACGAGCTGGCTCAACGTTTGGAAAGCCGTACGGTGGATATGCACTCTATTCGTCAGGAAGTGGAGCAGCACTTGAGCTATATTGCTTCCGCAACCGAGGAAACTTCAGCCATGGCCGAAGAAGTCACGGCAAGTGCTGTAGAGCAGCAGCAGTCGGCGAACGAATTGTCAAACATCTCCGGGCAGCTCGCCAGCCTTGCAGGGAACCTCAAATCATATTCTGATCAATTTCAGATCGAACTCCATAAATCAGATTCATAATAATGAACTCCCCGTTCCTGACGACTCAGACAGCGGGGTTTTTGCTTTATCAAATTACCTTTAGACATCCTCAAACGTTCATATCCTTATGATCAATTCCAAAATTTTGGTGGCTCCGGAATGAGTACAGTTTTATTAGACAATCCTCTTCAAATTATATAAGTAGTCGTTTTATGGGACAGGCAGGTATCGCAAAACTTTTGTTCTTAGAAGAAAAGTAAGTTGTACTTAATTAGCGATGTTGCGAACTTCACCTCCGGAAAGCGGTTATCCGGTCCTTTTATTAAGACTCCGCCTTGATTTTTCAGATACATATCGAAGAAATCCAGCATATATGCATTGATAACGGAGTTCGCTCTTTCTGGATCAATCTTTCCTGTAATGCCCAGCATTTTGAAAACCGGAGAAATGAACTGTACGTCGGCAAAATTCAAATGTTCTGTATTTTCGATATACAGGATTTGTCCCCCTTCGTCGACCGTTTCGCGCATCCGTTCAAGCTCCAACTTTTTATCCTCCGTTACTTGATCCATCCACTCTCTTGTTGATCCCATCCGGTTAAGCTCTGCATCTGTGTAGACCCGATTATTTATTACCCTGTTTAATTCTTCGAAATAGCTTTCAGAATTGATGAACAAAAACGGTTTTTGCAGATCCTCTCTGTCACGCAGTCGATACAGCCCTCCATCCAAATCTATTCCAACAGCGATTCGCGGATCGTAAGAAGCGTCGTAGGCCGTTGCTCCGCCGATGGAATGACCAAACACCCCAACATGACCAAGATCAATCCTCCCTTTTAAAGGACTTGGAATTTGCCCCGATTGGATGAGCTCGAATTGGTCCAACACAAACGCCACATCATCGGTTAAAACTTTTCCCAACTTGTCGCGACTTTCTCTTCCTGTTCGGTAATCATCGTTGGGCGAGAATAAGTCGTTGGTTGTGCTGGTCGTGATTCGACCGTCCGGAAACTCGGTTGCAAATGTATTGTAGGTGTGATCGATCACTGCCACGATATATCCGTGACTCGCGAGATTCTCAGCTTGCGACGTATGGAGGAACCTGGACGATCCGAAGCCGGGATTCGCAAGGATCAACGGATATGAAGTCTGTGCCGAGGAGACTTCGGCTCCCGAATAAGCATGACTGGACACGTACTTCAAGTGCTGAAGAGTAAACTCAGGAAGGCCATAGTTCGCGGCCATATAACGTAAAATTGGAGTATCGGGAATAAAGGGAGCGTACTTGCCGGTGCCAGCTTGAACCGGATACCATATCTGAACCATCAACTCTCTTTTACCATCTTTGACATCGTCGAAAATCTCTTCCCTGTTTCTATCCATGAGATGAAAAGTTTGCATTCCTATCTTAAATTCCCCATCCGGCTCAGGTAGATTAAATACAGGAAAAGCATACATTAGACCCGCTGTCACGCCCAGCATTATCGCTATAGCGGTATTAGCTAAGCCCAACAAGAATCGTGAGATTTTTTTTGGGCCTTTTTTTCTAAAATAGCTATAACCTGAAGTAGCTAAAAAAATGATCGTTATGCAATAAGAGGATAATAACTGAACTCTGTATCCTTCTACTGTCCAATGAATGACCAGTAAAAGTGTGGCGATCCCGCTTGCAACGAATAGAGGAATTCTGGGCCGTCCCTTTTTTAATAAGAATGTTAATGCAAACAATCCGATGTTTGACAAAAAAAGCAACAGTTCAAACAGCCTCATCTCGATTCTCCTTTTAAAAAATCCTATTTTTACATGTTCCAATATTATCCTGCTAAGCTGCCCTAAGCTATCGATTCAACTTACATCTACCTTACACTTTTGTAATTCTAACTTGCTGTTTATAGGACTCGTAAAACTGTGGAATTGATCATGCGAACCGATGCATATTTAGATCACCTTTTAAACGGAAGTGACACAATGTTCTCGTCCACGACTTTGGACATGAACTTAGTTCTTAAAACAAAAAAAGCCGCTACAATAGCGACTTTGAATTGGATTATGTTTTTGTACTGCATAGAATCTATCCGACGTATTGAAGTATTAACTGGTATATTGCTACGGAAAGCCCTAAAATACTCGCTTTCATTTTAGATGGATGATATCTTTTGCTGCGAAACAAATAAAGAAAAATCACTATAAATCCTAAGGGAATCCACAGCTGAAAAACACCTTCTGTTGTATAACGAGAAAAAATTGGAATAATGGAAGTGCTGATCAAAAAGTAAAAGAAAACGGTAAAACGTCTTGTTTCTAATTGCTTGCTCCACCTTACTAAAAAGAAAAAAATAATGATTCCGATAATCGTAATGTATAAAGGGGGTAGAAGAATAGAAACGTCCCCAAATTTGAATTCCATTTTGCATTGCCCTCCTCTTTTTAATCATCACCATTTTTTTCGGATGGTCATATACGGCGGCTTCCGGATTGGGGAAGCATGTACATTATATGTTATAATAGAAA includes:
- a CDS encoding alpha/beta hydrolase family protein codes for the protein MRLFELLLFLSNIGLFALTFLLKKGRPRIPLFVASGIATLLLVIHWTVEGYRVQLLSSYCITIIFLATSGYSYFRKKGPKKISRFLLGLANTAIAIMLGVTAGLMYAFPVFNLPEPDGEFKIGMQTFHLMDRNREEIFDDVKDGKRELMVQIWYPVQAGTGKYAPFIPDTPILRYMAANYGLPEFTLQHLKYVSSHAYSGAEVSSAQTSYPLILANPGFGSSRFLHTSQAENLASHGYIVAVIDHTYNTFATEFPDGRITTSTTNDLFSPNDDYRTGRESRDKLGKVLTDDVAFVLDQFELIQSGQIPSPLKGRIDLGHVGVFGHSIGGATAYDASYDPRIAVGIDLDGGLYRLRDREDLQKPFLFINSESYFEELNRVINNRVYTDAELNRMGSTREWMDQVTEDKKLELERMRETVDEGGQILYIENTEHLNFADVQFISPVFKMLGITGKIDPERANSVINAYMLDFFDMYLKNQGGVLIKGPDNRFPEVKFATSLIKYNLLFF
- a CDS encoding methyl-accepting chemotaxis protein, with protein sequence MRQTRKKKMDLRFKLYLIILVPLLAMGGLIMWTTIDSSKNASLMTMQYNNQQLAENTASQLGRESELIKTLSSTASEESNEYKSLRDELVKVRHQSGALYVYMYNKTSDGWIYTVDGADWDDQEYSPYGTAMEFNPQIQERLLNGEVITTGIVDDPTWGQLMSSFAPIKDSQGTVIGYLGVDISAVTVNQVSATSLNNAYRTIIPIFVVVLVLSLVMMLFVVKGILGQVRDIKSSLEQVADGNLKVVSKHMTNDQLGDISDLINVMVAQLTNILMGIQRGSNTLQYSSKNIAETAQTNLRQTEELSRAIEEIAIGSTKQAEETEQSVQHSESLGKIMDEVGSYVQEFTHTSEQLSAVQIQVTREHEVLLEKSRENAKRVEHQLEISSSLTTQSELASSISGQIHNILKQTQILSLNASIEAARAGEAGKGFAVVAGEMGQLAQQSERSIQEIDEILSSFVQEIHRMGSHFDANMVAVKEQEEQIADCLQTFRQVSRLSNEVHELAQRLESRTVDMHSIRQEVEQHLSYIASATEETSAMAEEVTASAVEQQQSANELSNISGQLASLAGNLKSYSDQFQIELHKSDS
- a CDS encoding ATP-binding cassette domain-containing protein, translating into MIKVDKLSFSFPQKELYNNISFTFEEAQHCAFIGTSGSGKSTLIDILMDPERYLFEGKLEIDPDCRIGYVSQFSQVDKTKEMTVFEYIGEEFIKIQDEITALYTEMATTSDMDSLLEKVQLALDAFEAMDGENFENTINKQLNLANLMKLKDLDVSELSGGEFKLIQVMKEMLSRPDLMIMDEPDVFLDFENLNALKKLINSHKGMLLVVTHNRYLLNHCFNKIIHLENTEIQEFDGRYIDYNFSLLQTKIELQEIAVAEAEEIERYDHIIDNLREIATYNSEASRGRALKARVKFQERLEARRIKEPFVDIKQPNIRFGIDKEMEDTVVVNVNNYSVSFDELLLEKVNFEIKSTDKVALIGPNGTGKTTLLREIFKNNQDSIEINADATLAYLSQFQGEMLKDSNTIINDFIDAGFQTYDEIRLHLVHYGFEGEILDQKIESLSGGEKNMLQLAKVAASQASVLLLDEPTSHLDIYSQIALEKAIEDYKGAILMISHDFYSVVNGMDYVLIIEDKTISKMSILEFRQMIYASHFDEDYLETEQKKKSVEMKIELALKDTNFELAKGLVDELEELIKLL